One Azospirillum sp. TSA2s genomic region harbors:
- a CDS encoding type II toxin-antitoxin system RelE/ParE family toxin has protein sequence MHTVLFHTAFAAEFRALPRAVRIDLAAAAKVLGERGPALGRPHVDTLNGSRHANMKELRFKSNGGVWRVAFAFDPTRNAVVLVAGDKSGVSEKRFYASLIATADSRYDDHLSDLKGAKP, from the coding sequence ATGCACACCGTTCTCTTCCACACCGCGTTCGCGGCCGAATTCCGGGCTCTGCCGCGAGCCGTGCGGATAGACCTCGCCGCCGCGGCCAAGGTGCTTGGGGAGCGTGGCCCGGCGCTCGGCCGGCCCCATGTCGATACATTGAACGGTTCCCGGCATGCGAACATGAAGGAGTTGCGGTTCAAATCGAATGGCGGGGTGTGGCGCGTCGCCTTTGCCTTCGACCCGACGCGCAACGCCGTCGTGCTGGTTGCCGGCGACAAGAGCGGGGTTTCGGAAAAGCGGTTCTACGCCTCGCTGATCGCCACCGCCGACAGCCGCTATGACGACCATCTCTCCGACCTGAAAGGAGCAAAGCCATGA
- a CDS encoding IS66 family transposase, with amino-acid sequence MTVPPRYRLSDAEKDALLIEQAALIERMAARIAELEALVGKPKKTSANSHIPPSQDGPGGKTGKAKRGRKPRPSRPGVARPLTPDPDRTERRLAEECPHCQTALLAAGQRCRHRYDHIDLPEVRPVVTRVELFGGRCGSCGRRYRAEPPAAMPPGTPFGPGIRSLLAYLHHSHHVGFERLSRLLKEVFGLSISEGAIANAFRRMGSAFDTACAAIKTKLLTAPVIASDETTTRVDGVTHWQWVFQSDEAVLHTIAPSRGRAVAADILGDHRPEVWVSDRYAGQQELGQVHQVCLAHVLRDVQYAIDCGDSVVAPKLRDHLRWAIRVGKRRPELKDSTLAAYAAKAERRLDALLGVPAAHPAGRELQRQIKAWRGKFFVFLSDRRVPPTNNVSEQEIRPSVIFRKVTNGFRSDWGPGIHAGYRSVTGTARRQGQSAWTAIRNLIDGTFVVA; translated from the coding sequence ATGACAGTTCCGCCGCGTTATCGCCTGAGCGACGCCGAGAAGGACGCCCTGCTAATCGAGCAGGCGGCGCTGATCGAGCGCATGGCCGCACGGATTGCCGAACTGGAAGCCTTGGTCGGCAAGCCGAAGAAGACCTCGGCGAACTCGCACATCCCGCCGTCCCAGGATGGCCCCGGGGGCAAGACCGGCAAGGCGAAGCGGGGGCGCAAACCGCGGCCGTCCCGTCCCGGTGTCGCGCGGCCGCTCACGCCCGACCCTGATCGCACCGAGCGCCGTCTCGCCGAGGAATGCCCGCATTGCCAAACGGCGCTGTTGGCAGCGGGACAGCGCTGCCGGCATCGCTACGACCACATTGACCTGCCCGAAGTCCGCCCGGTGGTGACGCGGGTGGAGCTGTTCGGCGGCCGCTGCGGTTCGTGTGGACGGCGCTATCGGGCTGAACCGCCCGCCGCCATGCCGCCGGGAACGCCCTTCGGCCCAGGGATCCGCTCGCTGCTGGCCTACCTGCATCACAGCCATCATGTCGGCTTCGAGCGGCTGTCGCGCCTGCTGAAGGAGGTGTTTGGGCTGAGCATCTCCGAAGGCGCCATCGCCAATGCCTTCCGCCGCATGGGGTCGGCGTTCGATACTGCCTGCGCGGCGATCAAGACCAAGCTCCTGACCGCTCCCGTCATCGCCTCGGACGAAACCACAACCCGGGTTGACGGCGTGACCCACTGGCAGTGGGTGTTCCAGTCCGATGAGGCTGTGCTGCACACCATTGCCCCCAGCCGGGGACGGGCGGTCGCCGCCGACATTCTGGGGGATCATCGACCCGAGGTGTGGGTCTCTGACCGCTACGCCGGCCAGCAGGAGCTGGGGCAAGTTCATCAGGTCTGCCTGGCCCATGTCTTACGCGACGTTCAGTACGCCATCGACTGCGGCGACAGCGTGGTGGCGCCGAAACTCCGGGATCATCTGCGCTGGGCCATCCGTGTCGGCAAGCGAAGACCGGAGTTGAAGGACAGCACGCTCGCCGCTTACGCCGCCAAGGCCGAGCGCCGCCTCGATGCGCTGCTCGGTGTCCCCGCTGCCCATCCGGCTGGCCGCGAACTGCAGCGCCAGATCAAGGCGTGGCGCGGCAAGTTCTTTGTCTTTCTCAGCGACCGCCGCGTGCCACCGACCAACAACGTCAGTGAGCAGGAAATCCGCCCGTCCGTGATCTTCCGCAAGGTGACGAACGGCTTCCGCTCCGACTGGGGGCCGGGCATCCACGCAGGCTATCGTTCCGTCACCGGAACCGCGCGCCGCCAAGGCCAGTCCGCCTGGACCGCCATCCGCAACCTCATCGACGGCACCTTCGTCGTCGCTTAA
- the ppdK gene encoding pyruvate, phosphate dikinase translates to MASQGESKWVYSFGAGATEGRADMKNLLGGKGANLAEMANLGLPVPPGFTITTELCTYFYANGRSYPPELTAQVNAAIARLEQAMDARFGDPVNPLLVSVRSGARASMPGMMDTVLNLGLNDATAAGLAKRSGDGRFAYDSYRRFIQMYSNVVLDVEHHHFEDILDNHKRDKSYNLDTDLSAEDWQAVIEDYKKAVERELGRPFPQDVQEQLWGAIGAVFGSWMNARAITYRKLHDIPADWGTAVNVQCMVFGNMGNDCATGVAFTRNPSTGENAFYGEYLVNAQGEDVVAGIRTPQHLTVAGKIANKSDLPAMEEVMPEVFNQLNEVRLKLEKHYRDMQDIEFTVQQNKLFMLQTRNGKRTAPAALKIAVDLANEGVIDQNEAVRRIDPASLDQLLHPTLDPKADRKVIAKGLPASPGAASGKVVFTADEAEQMAGKGESVILCRIETSPEDIHGMHAARGILTSRGGMTSHAAVVARGMGRACVSGAGDLRIDYKTKQMAVRGVTVKEGDIVTIDGSTGEVMLGEVPTIQPELSGDFATLMGWADSIRRMKIRANAETPLDARTARKFGAEGIGLSRTEHMFFDPERILAVREMILAEDEAGRRKALAKLEPFQKKDFVDLFTIMTGLPVTIRLLDPPLHEFLPNTEEDMAEVAQATGTDPLRVRHRTIQLHEANPMLGHRGCRLGISYPEIYEMQARAIFAAAAEVAKTTGEAVIPEVMIPLIITKKEFDILKAVIDRAAEQVKAETGVTVEYLTGTMIEIPRAALKAGEIAESAEFFSYGTNDLTQTTLGLSRDDAGSFLPEYQRQGILEQDPFQSLDVTGVGELVEIATERGRKVRPDIKLGICGEHGGDPASISFCEKIGLTYVSCSPYRVPIARLAAAQAALNSDTVKRD, encoded by the coding sequence ATGGCGAGCCAGGGTGAATCCAAGTGGGTCTACAGCTTCGGGGCCGGTGCCACCGAAGGACGGGCCGATATGAAGAACCTGCTGGGCGGTAAGGGCGCCAATCTGGCCGAGATGGCCAATCTTGGCCTGCCCGTTCCGCCGGGCTTCACGATCACCACCGAGCTGTGCACCTATTTCTACGCCAACGGCCGCTCCTATCCGCCGGAGCTGACGGCGCAGGTGAACGCCGCCATCGCGCGGCTGGAACAGGCGATGGACGCCAGGTTCGGCGATCCGGTCAACCCGCTGCTGGTGTCGGTCCGCTCCGGCGCCCGCGCGTCGATGCCGGGCATGATGGACACCGTCCTGAACCTGGGCCTGAACGACGCGACCGCGGCCGGTCTCGCCAAGCGGTCGGGCGACGGCCGCTTCGCCTACGACAGCTATCGCCGCTTCATCCAGATGTACTCCAACGTCGTGCTCGACGTTGAGCATCACCATTTCGAGGACATCCTCGACAACCACAAGCGCGACAAGTCCTACAACCTCGACACCGACCTGTCGGCCGAGGATTGGCAGGCGGTGATCGAGGACTACAAGAAGGCGGTCGAGCGCGAGCTGGGCCGGCCCTTCCCGCAGGATGTGCAGGAGCAGCTGTGGGGCGCCATCGGCGCCGTCTTCGGCTCCTGGATGAACGCCCGCGCCATCACCTACCGCAAGCTGCACGACATCCCGGCCGATTGGGGCACCGCGGTCAACGTGCAGTGCATGGTCTTCGGCAACATGGGCAACGACTGCGCCACCGGCGTGGCCTTCACCCGCAACCCGTCGACCGGCGAGAACGCCTTCTACGGCGAGTATCTGGTCAACGCCCAGGGCGAGGACGTGGTCGCCGGCATCCGCACGCCGCAGCACCTGACCGTCGCCGGCAAGATTGCCAATAAGTCCGACCTCCCCGCCATGGAAGAGGTGATGCCGGAGGTGTTCAACCAGCTGAACGAGGTCCGCCTCAAGCTGGAAAAGCACTACCGCGACATGCAGGACATCGAGTTCACGGTCCAGCAGAACAAGCTGTTCATGCTGCAGACCCGCAACGGCAAGCGCACCGCCCCGGCCGCGCTGAAGATCGCCGTCGATCTGGCGAACGAGGGCGTCATCGACCAGAACGAGGCGGTCCGCCGCATCGATCCGGCCTCGCTCGACCAGCTGCTGCACCCGACGCTGGACCCCAAGGCCGACCGCAAGGTGATCGCCAAGGGCCTGCCGGCCTCCCCCGGCGCCGCGTCGGGCAAGGTGGTGTTCACCGCCGACGAGGCCGAGCAGATGGCCGGCAAGGGCGAGTCGGTGATCCTCTGCCGCATCGAGACCTCGCCTGAGGACATCCACGGCATGCACGCCGCCCGCGGCATCCTGACCAGCCGCGGCGGCATGACCAGCCACGCGGCGGTGGTTGCCCGCGGCATGGGCCGTGCCTGCGTGTCGGGCGCCGGCGACCTGCGCATCGACTACAAGACCAAGCAGATGGCCGTCCGCGGCGTCACCGTGAAGGAAGGCGACATCGTCACCATCGACGGCTCCACCGGCGAGGTGATGCTGGGCGAGGTGCCGACGATCCAGCCGGAACTGTCGGGCGACTTCGCCACCCTGATGGGCTGGGCCGACAGCATCCGCCGGATGAAGATCCGCGCCAACGCCGAAACCCCGCTGGACGCCCGCACCGCGCGGAAGTTCGGCGCCGAGGGCATCGGCCTGTCGCGCACCGAGCACATGTTCTTCGACCCGGAGCGCATCCTGGCCGTCCGCGAGATGATCCTGGCGGAGGACGAGGCCGGCCGCCGCAAGGCGCTCGCCAAGCTGGAGCCCTTCCAGAAGAAGGACTTCGTCGATCTGTTCACGATCATGACCGGCCTGCCGGTGACGATCCGCCTGCTCGACCCGCCGCTGCACGAGTTCCTGCCGAACACCGAAGAGGACATGGCGGAGGTCGCCCAGGCCACCGGCACCGATCCGCTGCGGGTTCGCCACCGCACCATCCAGCTGCATGAAGCGAACCCGATGTTGGGCCATCGCGGCTGCCGTCTGGGCATCTCGTACCCCGAGATCTACGAGATGCAGGCCCGCGCCATCTTCGCCGCCGCAGCCGAGGTCGCCAAGACCACCGGCGAGGCCGTCATTCCCGAGGTGATGATCCCGCTGATCATCACGAAGAAGGAGTTCGACATCCTCAAGGCGGTGATCGACCGCGCCGCCGAGCAGGTGAAGGCCGAGACCGGCGTGACGGTGGAGTATCTGACCGGCACGATGATCGAGATCCCGCGCGCGGCCCTGAAGGCCGGCGAGATCGCCGAATCGGCCGAGTTCTTCAGCTACGGCACCAACGACCTGACCCAGACCACGCTGGGCCTGTCGCGCGACGACGCCGGCAGCTTCCTGCCGGAGTACCAGCGCCAGGGCATCCTGGAGCAGGATCCGTTCCAGTCGCTGGACGTCACCGGCGTCGGCGAACTGGTGGAGATCGCCACCGAGCGCGGCCGCAAGGTCCGTCCGGACATCAAGCTCGGCATCTGCGGCGAGCATGGCGGCGACCCGGCCTCGATCTCCTTCTGCGAAAAGATCGGGCTGACCTATGTCTCCTGCTCGCCCTACCGCGTGCCGATCGCCCGCCTCGCCGCCGCCCAGGCCGCGCTGAACAGCGACACGGTCAAGCGCGACTGA
- a CDS encoding XRE family transcriptional regulator: MTATIPFDQILSEMTDDERAAVDARAAGMLAEIDGLAELRRLAELTQGQVAETLNVKQPTVHQIEKRADLYLSTLRRFVEAAGGELELRVSLPGKGAFKLTGIGELTSGSRR; this comes from the coding sequence ATGACGGCGACGATCCCGTTCGACCAGATCCTCTCTGAGATGACCGACGACGAGCGCGCCGCGGTGGATGCACGGGCCGCCGGGATGCTGGCCGAGATCGACGGATTGGCGGAGCTGCGCCGGCTGGCGGAACTGACCCAGGGTCAGGTTGCCGAAACCCTGAACGTGAAGCAGCCGACCGTCCACCAGATCGAGAAGCGGGCCGACCTGTATCTGTCCACCCTGCGGCGCTTCGTGGAAGCCGCGGGCGGGGAGTTGGAATTGCGGGTTTCCCTTCCGGGAAAAGGGGCGTTCAAGCTGACGGGCATCGGCGAGTTGACCTCCGGCTCCCGGCGCTGA